In a genomic window of Cynocephalus volans isolate mCynVol1 chromosome 1, mCynVol1.pri, whole genome shotgun sequence:
- the HES6 gene encoding transcription cofactor HES-6 — protein sequence MAPPPAPGRDRAGREDEDGWEARGDRKARKPLVEKKRRARINESLQELRLLLAGSEVQAKLENAEVLELTVRRVQGALRGRAREREQLHAEASERFAAGYIQCMHEVHTFVSTCQAIDATVAAELLNHLLESMPLREGSSFRDLLGDALAGQPGAPRRNGWPTGGAPGSPLPSPPGPGDDLCSDLEEAPEAELSRVPAEGPDLVPAALGSLTTARIVQSVWRPW from the exons ATGGCTCCGCCCCCGGCGCCCGGCCGGGACCGTGCGGGCCGGGAGGATGAGGATGGCTGGGAGGCGCGGGGGGACCGCAAG GCCCGAAAGCCCCTGGTGGAGAAGAAGCGGCGCGCGCGGATCAACGAGAGCCTGCAGGAGCTGCGGCTGCTGCTGGCGGGCTCCGAG GTGCAGGCCAAGCTGGAGAACGCCGAGGTGCTGGAGCTGACGGTGCGGCGCGTGCAGGGCGCGCTGCGGGGCCGGGCGCGCG AGCGCGAGCAGCTGCACGCTGAAGCAAGCGAGCGCTTCGCCGCCGGCTACATCCAGTGCATGCACGAGGTGCACACGTTCGTGTCCACGTGCCAGGCCATCGACGCCACCGTCGCTGCAGAGCTCTTGAACCACCTTCTCGAATCCATGCCACTGCGGGAGGGCAGCAGCTTCCGGGATCTGCTGGGGGATGCCCTGGCCGGGCAGCCTGGAGCCCCCAGGCGAAATGGCTGGCCCACGGGAGGGGCTCCGGGGTCCCCTCTGCCCAGCCCCCCAGGTCCTGGGGACGATCTGTGCTCTGACCTGGAGGAGGCTCCTGAGGCCGAACTGAGTCGGGTGCCTGCTGAGGGGCCAGACTTGGTGCCGGCGGCCCTGGGCAGCCTGACTACGGCCAGAATAGTTCAGAGTGTGTGGAGGCCTTGGTGA